GTTTCGGGCAATTCATGCGTCGAGGGCGTGCCATAGGCGGCCAGTGGAATCGAGCCGAGCGTGGCGATGATTTCCGCCGCCACGCAGGCCTCGAGCGCGATCCCGGCGGTGGCAAAACCCGTGGCATGAATTGGATGGGCATGAACCACGGCGTTAACGTCAGGCCGTTCGCGGTACACGAAGAGATGCATCAACAATTCGCTCGAGGGCTTGCCGGCGCTGAGCGCGCGGCCGTCAAGGTCGACGCGCACCATGCCCTCGGGCGTCATATAACCCTTGCTCACGCCGGTGGGTGTGGTCAAAAACGTGCCATCGGCCAGCCGCAGGCTGATGTTGCCATCGTTGGCTGCCACAAAACCTTTGTCGTACATCCGCCTGCCAATCTCGCAAATACTCTGTCGCAGAATTGCTTCGTCACTCATGGCGTATTCATCTCAAAATAGTGGTCGGCAAAAGTTCACCCGTGAAGGCCGTTTTAATGACTTGTTGCAATATGTATGTTTTCGAGTCCTTTTCGCAACATTTTTTTAAAAAAGATGCTAAAGGTGCAACATTTTATTTGCATTTCCGCCGCACCGATGTTATATTCGCCGCACCATTCGCAACAAGGACGGGCTCTTAAGGAAGAGTAACCCCTCACACACGGATGTGTCGTTTACTTCGTAGGACTTTCATCGCAGTTTCTACAAAGACTTCGGACGCAAGCAGGAAAGCAATCGGTTGGAGTAAACTGCGGCGCAGATAAACGCAGTGGCGCACCTCACCTTTAGACTTCCCAACTCTCCAGCCTGAAAATTGGCCAAATTTCATTTTATTTAAAATTGATGAACGCCGTTGTTTCATCAATTGCCGGATGATGCCGTTTAATCAGGGTAGATGGGTAACTGTTGTGGCGCGACTATGATCTAAACCGAATCATCAAACAATCTTTAATTTTGAGTTTTGCCGTATGAACCGCCCAATCCCGAAACTCAACTCGTTGATTGGCCTTCACCGCCCCCTCAAGTCGATCATACCTTTTATTTTCCAATTTAAATATTTCATTTCCCGATTTCATTTCACCGTTTATTCTTCAGGCCGGAGCAGGAGGTCAGGCCCTTTGCTCGTTTTGTTTTGTTGATTTTAAACAACGCCAAACCGGGTAGCTTGGCGTTGTCCATTGCGGTAGCTCGTGCGTGAGCGTGCAGCAACTTCTTGAGAATGTCATCATCAAATTTTTTGGGGAGGCCGTGAGTGTGTTGTCGTTAAGTAACAAGAGATTTTGATGAGGGCGGTTTCGAGAGGCGCTGCGACGCGAGTTTTAAGAGGCTAAAATTTGCCGGACAGCGATGGCGCAACCATGAGTGATTTGCCTCAGTGCCGTGAGGCGGCCTCGGCGGTTGTGACATCATCATTAATAATGAAAGGGTAGGATTATGGAGGAAAACTTTAACATGAGGTACGGAGGTCAAACACATGCGAGCACTTTCACGTGTTGTCGCTCGCCGGTTGCCAGGTGGCTGTTGTATGGTCTTGGCGCTGGCACTTGCCGCTTGCGTGACTTCACCGACTGAGCAACTGGAGCAAGCCGAGAAGTTACTCAGTGGGCTGGAGTCCAAAGGTGCGGAACAGTACTTGACGTATGAATTAGCAGAGGCCCGCCAGAAAATCGAAGAGGCGAAGAAGTTTATGCGCCAAGACCAGGTTGAGCTTGCGGGCGAGTATTTGTTTCGGGCCTGTCAAAAGTTGGATAGTTGCAGCATTGCTTTCGTCCAGATGCGGCGAACCGCCGAAATCGCCAGCCGCGAAGGCATCAAAAAAGTGTCGTCCGAGTTGGCGCGGCTGGAAGAGATGGTCGCGAATTTACCGCGCCTGACGTATGTCGACCAAAACCGGCATGATATCCACGTTTATCGTCTGCGCCGGTATCATAAAGACATTGCCGCATTAGCATCGCTGCTTCAAGTGCAAAACTTTCCGGAAGTTTTGCGGCGGATTTCCGAACTCGATACGCAATTGCAAAAAACGTTGGTCGGCCTGACCAATTCCGTTCGAGTGACGGCAACGCCGGTTCAAACCACGAGAAAGCAAGAGATAAAAGAACCACCGCCAGAAAGGAAGATAAATAACCTTTACGCCAACTCGCCGACGCGTTGATTCGATTGGCAATCGCGATTCCAATTCATTATTAAAGGCAACACGACGCCTCGATTTTTTGAAGTAGCCGAGGCCAGGGCGTTTTATTTTCAATACCCCCGATTAATCTCTTTTTGCCACAAGCGCTTACCTAAAATTTCCCCGCCACCGGCAGGGCAGGATTTCTTTTTTATTTTTGAAACATAGCCCTCTCACTCTTTCCCCGCGCAATTTTTTTTTGTAAATTGCGGCAATTCAAAACCGCATATTCGATCGAATCTTTTTCCATATTCAAGCCCGAAGACCCAGCCAGGTCTGTGCAACTTAGAATCGCAACGAGGAGGAGCAACCGTCATGACATCACCGCTAGCAGAGGTCACGGCGCTACACGAAAAGGCAAAATTGGCGGGACATGAACACCTCTTGCAGCATTGGCACAAGCTACCCCCCGCCGGGCAACGGCGCTTGCTTCAGCAAATCTCCGAGATTGATTTTGATCTCATCAACGACATTTACATCAACCTGATCCGGCAGAACAAGACAACACAGGCCAATCTCACGCTGGAACCGGCGGATGTGATTTCGCTGGCGCATCAACATGCCCACCCGCAGGAATGCGCAGCCATGCGGGCGGCAGGCGCAGATTTGCTTCGGCGCGGCCAAGTCGCGGCAGTGTTAGTGGCCGGCGGGCAAGGCTCGCGCCTGGGTTTCGAGGGCCCCAAAGGCGCGTTTGTGTTCGGCGCGCTCAGCGGCAAAAGCTTGTTTCAGTTGCATGCTGAAAAAATTCTCGCCACCTCCCGGCGCTACCGTGCTGCCATCCCCTGGTACATCATGACCAGTCTGGCCAATCACGAAGAGACCAAAGCTTTTTTTGCACAACATCGTTTCTTCGGGCTGCCGGCCACTGATGTTTTTTTCTTTCAGCAGGGCATGATGCCGGCAATCGACGATAGCGGCAAGATTATTTTGGAAGCGCCGGACAGCATCTTCATGAACCCCGACGGCCACGGCGGCACCTTGCAAGCGCTGGCC
This genomic interval from Cytophagia bacterium CHB2 contains the following:
- a CDS encoding DUF4398 domain-containing protein gives rise to the protein MRALSRVVARRLPGGCCMVLALALAACVTSPTEQLEQAEKLLSGLESKGAEQYLTYELAEARQKIEEAKKFMRQDQVELAGEYLFRACQKLDSCSIAFVQMRRTAEIASREGIKKVSSELARLEEMVANLPRLTYVDQNRHDIHVYRLRRYHKDIAALASLLQVQNFPEVLRRISELDTQLQKTLVGLTNSVRVTATPVQTTRKQEIKEPPPERKINNLYANSPTR
- a CDS encoding class II aldolase/adducin family protein; translated protein: MSDEAILRQSICEIGRRMYDKGFVAANDGNISLRLADGTFLTTPTGVSKGYMTPEGMVRVDLDGRALSAGKPSSELLMHLFVYRERPDVNAVVHAHPIHATGFATAGIALEACVAAEIIATLGSIPLAAYGTPSTHELPET